From Rhineura floridana isolate rRhiFlo1 chromosome 5, rRhiFlo1.hap2, whole genome shotgun sequence, a single genomic window includes:
- the LOC133385932 gene encoding OX-2 membrane glycoprotein-like isoform X4 has product MISACFFIFILWTDVTCTTQVVHKTVQTITAGENVTLQCRLAKQHEVVQITWQKEQEEPETNIATYSKTHGTRVLGKFHRNVHMSQSQLRVSAITFHAVTLKDEGCYKCIFNAFPVGSITGRTCLKVYALTQPKVTVRHVTDPGNAEEVLEISCSVTGKPAPEITWKVTKPLLIKPNHYVIQHPNQTVTVVSNFSYVSSKDVWENPIICVIQHPSLNTAQELTLPEMGIKQGSSCMS; this is encoded by the exons ATGATCTCTGCGTGTTTTTTCATCTTCATACTCTGGACAGATGTGACAT GTACAACACAGGTGGTTCACAAGACAGTTCAAACCATCACTGCTGGAGAAAACGTGACTTTGCAGTGTCGACTGGCCAAACAACACGAAGTTGTTCAAATCACCTGGCAGAAGGAGCAAGAAGAACCAGAGACCAACATAGCCACCTACAGCAAGACTCACGGCACTAGAGTGCTGGGCAAATTCCACAGGAATGTTCACATGTCTCAAAGTCAACTGAGAGTTTCTGCCATCACCTTTCACGCTGTGACACTAAAGGATGAAGGCTGTTACAAGTGCATCTTCAATGCATTTCCTGTAGGATCCATCACAGGCAGGACATGTCTCAAAGTCTATG CTCTAACACAACCTAAAGTGACTGTGAGGCATGTTACGGATCCAGGCAATGCAGAAGAAGTGCTAGAAATAAGCTGCTCTGTAACAGGGAAGCCAGCTCCGGAGATCACCTGGAAGGTCACCAAACCTCTTCTAATCAAGCCAAACCATTATGTCATCCAGCACCCAAACCAGACAGTGACTGTTGTCAGCAATTTCTCTTATGTCTCCTCCAAGGATGTCTGGGAGAACCCAATCATCTGTGTTATTCAGCATCCCTCTTTAAACACTGCACAAGAGTTGACTTTACCTGAGATGGGGATTAAACAAG GTTCTTCCTGTATGTCCTGA
- the LOC133385932 gene encoding OX-2 membrane glycoprotein-like isoform X2, with the protein MMTNNCTIAGTTQVVHKTVQTITAGENVTLQCRLAKQHEVVQITWQKEQEEPETNIATYSKTHGTRVLGKFHRNVHMSQSQLRVSAITFHAVTLKDEGCYKCIFNAFPVGSITGRTCLKVYALTQPKVTVRHVTDPGNAEEVLEISCSVTGKPAPEITWKVTKPLLIKPNHYVIQHPNQTVTVVSNFSYVSSKDVWENPIICVIQHPSLNTAQELTLPEMGIKQVQSKDPGTVAMIVICILVVIFLLGLLIISISYCWRRLHPVD; encoded by the exons ATGATGACGAACAACTGTACAATTGCAG GTACAACACAGGTGGTTCACAAGACAGTTCAAACCATCACTGCTGGAGAAAACGTGACTTTGCAGTGTCGACTGGCCAAACAACACGAAGTTGTTCAAATCACCTGGCAGAAGGAGCAAGAAGAACCAGAGACCAACATAGCCACCTACAGCAAGACTCACGGCACTAGAGTGCTGGGCAAATTCCACAGGAATGTTCACATGTCTCAAAGTCAACTGAGAGTTTCTGCCATCACCTTTCACGCTGTGACACTAAAGGATGAAGGCTGTTACAAGTGCATCTTCAATGCATTTCCTGTAGGATCCATCACAGGCAGGACATGTCTCAAAGTCTATG CTCTAACACAACCTAAAGTGACTGTGAGGCATGTTACGGATCCAGGCAATGCAGAAGAAGTGCTAGAAATAAGCTGCTCTGTAACAGGGAAGCCAGCTCCGGAGATCACCTGGAAGGTCACCAAACCTCTTCTAATCAAGCCAAACCATTATGTCATCCAGCACCCAAACCAGACAGTGACTGTTGTCAGCAATTTCTCTTATGTCTCCTCCAAGGATGTCTGGGAGAACCCAATCATCTGTGTTATTCAGCATCCCTCTTTAAACACTGCACAAGAGTTGACTTTACCTGAGATGGGGATTAAACAAG TCCAAAGCAAAGATCCAGGAACTGTTGCTATGATTGTTATCTGCATATTGGTTGTCAtatttctccttggactattgaTTATTTCCATTTCCTACTGCTGGAGGAGACTACATCCAGTAGATTAA
- the LOC133385932 gene encoding OX-2 membrane glycoprotein-like isoform X3, producing the protein MDWYIRGTTQVVHKTVQTITAGENVTLQCRLAKQHEVVQITWQKEQEEPETNIATYSKTHGTRVLGKFHRNVHMSQSQLRVSAITFHAVTLKDEGCYKCIFNAFPVGSITGRTCLKVYALTQPKVTVRHVTDPGNAEEVLEISCSVTGKPAPEITWKVTKPLLIKPNHYVIQHPNQTVTVVSNFSYVSSKDVWENPIICVIQHPSLNTAQELTLPEMGIKQVQSKDPGTVAMIVICILVVIFLLGLLIISISYCWRRLHPVD; encoded by the exons ATGgactggtatataaggg GTACAACACAGGTGGTTCACAAGACAGTTCAAACCATCACTGCTGGAGAAAACGTGACTTTGCAGTGTCGACTGGCCAAACAACACGAAGTTGTTCAAATCACCTGGCAGAAGGAGCAAGAAGAACCAGAGACCAACATAGCCACCTACAGCAAGACTCACGGCACTAGAGTGCTGGGCAAATTCCACAGGAATGTTCACATGTCTCAAAGTCAACTGAGAGTTTCTGCCATCACCTTTCACGCTGTGACACTAAAGGATGAAGGCTGTTACAAGTGCATCTTCAATGCATTTCCTGTAGGATCCATCACAGGCAGGACATGTCTCAAAGTCTATG CTCTAACACAACCTAAAGTGACTGTGAGGCATGTTACGGATCCAGGCAATGCAGAAGAAGTGCTAGAAATAAGCTGCTCTGTAACAGGGAAGCCAGCTCCGGAGATCACCTGGAAGGTCACCAAACCTCTTCTAATCAAGCCAAACCATTATGTCATCCAGCACCCAAACCAGACAGTGACTGTTGTCAGCAATTTCTCTTATGTCTCCTCCAAGGATGTCTGGGAGAACCCAATCATCTGTGTTATTCAGCATCCCTCTTTAAACACTGCACAAGAGTTGACTTTACCTGAGATGGGGATTAAACAAG TCCAAAGCAAAGATCCAGGAACTGTTGCTATGATTGTTATCTGCATATTGGTTGTCAtatttctccttggactattgaTTATTTCCATTTCCTACTGCTGGAGGAGACTACATCCAGTAGATTAA
- the LOC133385932 gene encoding OX-2 membrane glycoprotein-like isoform X1, with amino-acid sequence MISACFFIFILWTDVTCTTQVVHKTVQTITAGENVTLQCRLAKQHEVVQITWQKEQEEPETNIATYSKTHGTRVLGKFHRNVHMSQSQLRVSAITFHAVTLKDEGCYKCIFNAFPVGSITGRTCLKVYALTQPKVTVRHVTDPGNAEEVLEISCSVTGKPAPEITWKVTKPLLIKPNHYVIQHPNQTVTVVSNFSYVSSKDVWENPIICVIQHPSLNTAQELTLPEMGIKQVQSKDPGTVAMIVICILVVIFLLGLLIISISYCWRRLHPVD; translated from the exons ATGATCTCTGCGTGTTTTTTCATCTTCATACTCTGGACAGATGTGACAT GTACAACACAGGTGGTTCACAAGACAGTTCAAACCATCACTGCTGGAGAAAACGTGACTTTGCAGTGTCGACTGGCCAAACAACACGAAGTTGTTCAAATCACCTGGCAGAAGGAGCAAGAAGAACCAGAGACCAACATAGCCACCTACAGCAAGACTCACGGCACTAGAGTGCTGGGCAAATTCCACAGGAATGTTCACATGTCTCAAAGTCAACTGAGAGTTTCTGCCATCACCTTTCACGCTGTGACACTAAAGGATGAAGGCTGTTACAAGTGCATCTTCAATGCATTTCCTGTAGGATCCATCACAGGCAGGACATGTCTCAAAGTCTATG CTCTAACACAACCTAAAGTGACTGTGAGGCATGTTACGGATCCAGGCAATGCAGAAGAAGTGCTAGAAATAAGCTGCTCTGTAACAGGGAAGCCAGCTCCGGAGATCACCTGGAAGGTCACCAAACCTCTTCTAATCAAGCCAAACCATTATGTCATCCAGCACCCAAACCAGACAGTGACTGTTGTCAGCAATTTCTCTTATGTCTCCTCCAAGGATGTCTGGGAGAACCCAATCATCTGTGTTATTCAGCATCCCTCTTTAAACACTGCACAAGAGTTGACTTTACCTGAGATGGGGATTAAACAAG TCCAAAGCAAAGATCCAGGAACTGTTGCTATGATTGTTATCTGCATATTGGTTGTCAtatttctccttggactattgaTTATTTCCATTTCCTACTGCTGGAGGAGACTACATCCAGTAGATTAA